The Kosmotoga arenicorallina S304 nucleotide sequence CTAGAAAATGGCTTTATATTGAAATAGCACAACCTCTCTTTGCTTTTTTTATGCTTTGATGTGTATATAATACTTGACATTTTGTTAAGTATTATATACAATATAAACAGGTGATTCTACATGAAAAACAAGCTAAAAGAATTCAGGGCAATGAATGGATTGACTCAAGAAATGCTTGCTTCAAAGGCCAATGTAAGCAGGCAAACAATCATAGCCATCGAAAAAGGAAAATTCAACCCATCAGTAAAGCTTGCCTTAAAACTCGCAAAAATCTTTGACTGCAGATTGGAAGAGCTGTTTGTGCTGGAAGAAGGTGATTGGCATGACAGGTAGGAATGTGAGGCTCCTTTTGAGTCTCGCTTTCATCATTATTGCTATATGGCTTATGAAAGCGGTTAATCAGTGGTTTGTATTCCTTGTAGCTGGAGTGTTTTTGTTTCCCCTTCTAAGGGATTTTGGAATACTCAAAGACCTTGATGAACGAGAGAGGTATCTCGATGCGATTTCTTCAAGAATAGCTCTTATTGCGACGGTTCTCGTTGTGTTGTTTCAAATAGGTCTCAAAAACCAGCTGTCTGGCGATGACTTCTTTGTAATAGTTTTAATCCCGATAGTTACAAAGGCTCTGGTTTTCATCGGTATGTGCCTCCCGAAGGAAAAAGCAATAAATTACTACATAAGGGTTTTGGTAATTATTTATCTCGGTTTCGTACTTCTGTCTCATGGCATAAGTGCTGTTACTCTCATCGAGTCATTACCGGGCATTGCGGTTCTGATTTTCGGAGAGCTCTCAAAGAGGTGGAAATGGTTTTCATTGGGGCTTTTTGGGATGGCTGGATTGATAACAAGCCAGTTTATCGATAATATCACGCGCCCGATTCCCCTGCTTGTTTATTATTTAATAACTTCTCCTATTGTTCTCGCGGGCATTCGCACGTTAATGCACGATAGAGTTTCACAAGAGTGAACTACCACGCCTTATAGAAAGCATGGCTTCCTGCTTCAA carries:
- a CDS encoding helix-turn-helix transcriptional regulator; its protein translation is MKNKLKEFRAMNGLTQEMLASKANVSRQTIIAIEKGKFNPSVKLALKLAKIFDCRLEELFVLEEGDWHDR